In one Lolium rigidum isolate FL_2022 chromosome 3, APGP_CSIRO_Lrig_0.1, whole genome shotgun sequence genomic region, the following are encoded:
- the LOC124703445 gene encoding probable O-methyltransferase 2, with amino-acid sequence MAPQAPTIEVPTDAELLQAQADLWRHSLYYLASMGLRCAVQLGIPTAIHNLGGVTSLPDLLTALSLPPSKQPFLGRLMRVLVTSGVFAAGGNDSEVELFRLNPLSQILVDGVVADDHHIQTSFVLAVTSPHYTEAALGLANWFKKEVVGPVPSPFEDVHGAALLDESTALLDKDLDALVNEALAAHDNLGIGAIMRECHGLFNGLESLTDCCGGDGTTARAITKAHPHVKCTVLDLPKVIDKVQSDGVVNYVAGDLFHTVPKSQAVMLKLVLHHWSDEDCVKILSQCRSAIPSREEGGKLIIIDIVVEPSLGPIMFEAQLLMDLAMLVYTRGRQRNENDWRELFVKAGFTDYKIVKKLGVRAVFEVYK; translated from the exons ATGGCCCCCCAGGCCCCGACTATCGAGGTTCCCACGGATGCTGAGCTGCTGCAGGCACAGGCTGACCTGTGGCGACACAGCCTCTACTACCTCGCGTCCATGGGGCTCCGCTGCGCCGTCCAGCTCGGCATCCCAACTGCCATCCACAACCTTGGCGGGGTCACCTCGCTGCCCGACCTGCTGACTGCGTTGTCCCTGCCCCCAAGTAAACAACCATTCCTCGGCCGCCTAATGCGTGTGCTGGTCACCTCAGGTGTATTTGCAGCCGGCGGTAACGACTCCGAGGTGGAGCTCTTCCGCCTGAACCCACTGTCCCAGATCCTAGTTGATGGCGTCGTCGCCGACGATCACCACATCCAGACATCCTTCGTTCTGGCCGTGACATCGCCGCACTACACTGAGGCCGCGCTGGGGCTAGCCAACTGGTTCAAGAAAGAGGTCGTGGGGCCGGTGCCATCGCCGTTCGAGGACGTGCACGGCGCGGCGCTCTTAGACGAGAGCACGGCGCTCCTAGACAAGGATCTCGACGCTCTAGTCAATGAAGCTTTGGCCGCCCACGACAACCTGGGGATCGGCGCGATCATGCGAGAGTGCCATGGCCTCTTCAACGGGCTTGAGTCTCTCACCGACTGTTGCGGCGGCGATGGGACGACGGCGAGGGCCATCACCAAGGCCCATCCGCACGTCAAGTGCACCGTGCTGGACCTTCCCAAGGTGATCGACAAAGTTCAGTCGGATGGCGTCGTCAACTATGTTGCTGGTGACTTGTTCCACACCGTCCCAAAGTCTCAGGCCGTGATGCTCAAG CTTGTGCTGCATCACTGGAGCGACGAGGATTGCGTCAAGATCTTGTCTCAGTGTAGGAGTGCCATTCCTTCACGTGAGGAGGGagggaagttgatcatcatagacATTGTGGTTGAACCTTCTCTCGGACCAATAATGTTTGAGGCCCAGCTTCTGATGGACTTGGCCATGCTTGTGTACACAAGAGGCCGTCAGCGTAACGAAAATGACTGGCGTGAGCTCTTCGTGAAAGCGGGGTTCACTGACTATAAAATTGTCAAGAAATTAGGAGTACGAGCTGTCTTCGAAGTCTACAAGTGA